The following coding sequences lie in one Numida meleagris isolate 19003 breed g44 Domestic line chromosome Z, NumMel1.0, whole genome shotgun sequence genomic window:
- the CD180 gene encoding CD180 antigen, with the protein MVCSSCLLIAAALACASCRVAHMVDATCTKITPNKSYSCEGLGLREIPGSLPVTTEILDFSFNILPSLQNSTFSGLEFLLYLDLTRSQINWVYEDAFHNNKRLQTIVLTGNLLMFLSDTAFAGPQSLRELVLTQTGISTISFIPMTNLDSLNTLILGSNHISLLQLPPNFPTQNLKHLDFQMNHIRVITAEDVSVLQKTSNMTLIFKGNDILQIEPGAFQSHFYSLDFGGCADIPGVLAGIRNSTTQTLWLGTFSSGEKEPDITPSVLEGLCNISVKDLYLQLRHFENLNAAMFHCLTKLRKLDLTHTHISALPPGISGMSSLRELVLSINSFQHLCNISSAAFPSLTHLHIKGNLQALQLGSGCLEGLAELRHLDLSHSHIESLDCCSKALNGLSSLQYLNLSHNMKLHIQDVFFKEGASLELLDVSFTHLHIATSQGPFQNLHLLQVLNLSSSYINTSIQHLFQGLENLMVLDLSQNTFESGIMTKDKLFQQLSNLEVLILSSCELTALDNQAFHSLGKLRHVDLSHNKFTALSTGVFSKLKSIYLNFAYNKIHIVPRDQLESLPGHSVINLSYNPLECTCSNIGFIIWYRQNLDKIEDPEGTTCSEPKSLAGAPLATISVSCGISIAGIIAVVLVVLICVTISIWGAHYFKRNYQQI; encoded by the exons ATGGTGTGCAGCTCCTGCCTTCTGATTGCTGCCGCGCTTGCCTGTGCCAGCTGCAGAGTCGCCCATATGGTGGATGCAACCTGCACCAAG ATTACACCAAATAAAAGCTATAGCTGTGAAGGTTTAGGACTGAGGGAGATTCCTGGAAGTCTACCCGTCACAACAGAAATCCTCGACTTCAGCTTCAACATTCTCCCATCCCTCCAGAATTCAACCTTCTCTGGGCTGGAGTTCCTTCTCTACTTGGACCTGACGAG GTCTCAGATCAACTGGGTGTATGAAGATGCCTTCCACAACAACAAGCGGCTGCAGACCATTGTGCTGACTGGAAACCTGCTTATGTTCCTATCCGATACAGCGTTTGCCGGCCCTCAGTCCCTGAGGGAACTTGTCTTAACGCAGACAGGAATAAGCACGATATCCTTTATTCCGATGACAAATCTGGACAGCTTGAACACCCTCATCTTGGGCAGCAACCACATCTCTTTGTTGCAGCTCCCTCCCAACTTTCCAACTCAAAACCTCAAGCATCTTGACTTTCAAATGAACCATATACGAGTAATCACGGCAGAAGATGTCAGCGTTTTGCAGAAGACCAGTAACATGACTCTTATATTTAAAGGCAATGACATTTTACAAATCGAACCTGGAGCTTTCCAATCCCACTTCTACAGCTTGGACTTCGGGGGCTGTGCTGACATCCCTGGGGTCCTTGCAGGGATACGGAACTCCACCACCCAGACCCTTTGGCTGGGGACGTTCAGCAGTGGGGAGAAGGAGCCTGACATAACTCCAAGTGTTTTAGAAGGCCTCTGCAACATCTCTGTCAAGGATCTCTATCTACAGCTACGGCATTTCGAAAACCTAAATGCTGCCATGTTTCACTGTCTGACCAAGCTCCGAAAGTTGGACCTAACCCACACCCACATAAGTGCTTTACCACCTGGAATCAGTGGGATGAGTTCACTCAGGGAGCTAGTTCTCAGCATCAACTCCTTCCAGCACCTCTGCAACATCAGCTCCGCTGCCTTCCCATCCCTCACCCACCTCCACATCAAAGGGAacctgcaggcactgcagctgggCTCTGGCTGCTTGGAAGGTCTGGCAGAGCTCCGGCATCTTGATTTAAGTCACAGTCACATTGAAAGCCTCgactgctgcagcaaagcactgaaTGGCTTGAGCAGCCTTCAGTACCTAAATCTGAGCCACAACATGAAGCTCCATATCCAAGATGTGTTTTTCAAGGAGGGTGCaagcctggagctgctggacGTATCTTTCACTCATCTTCACATTGCCACTTCACAGGGTCCCTTCCAGAATCTTCATCTTTTGCAAGTCCTGAACCTTTCCTCCTCCTACATTAATACCAGCATTCAGCATCTCTTTCAAGGCCTGGAAAACCTCATGGTCTTGGACCTTAGTCAAAACACTTTTGAGTCAGGGATCATGACAAAGGACAAACTGTTTCAACAGCTATCCAATTTAGAGGTGCTAATTTTATCATCCTGTGAGCTGACAGCACTGGACAACCAAGCCTTTCACAGCCTTGGGAAGTTACGGCATGTTGATCTGAGCCACAACAAGTTTACTGCACTTAGCACAGGTGTATTTTCAAAACTCAAGAGCATCTACCTCAATTTTGCCTACAACAAGATCCATATTGTACCACGTGACCAGCTAGAGTCCCTGCCTGGCCACAGTGTAATCAATTTAAGTTACAACCCTTTGGAATGCACCTGCTCCAATATTGGTTTCATCATCTGGTACAGGCAGAATCTGGATAAAATTGAAGACCCTGAAGGAACAACATGTTCTGAACCCAAATCACTAGCTGGGGCTCCGCTGGCCACCATCTCAGTCTCATGTGGGATCAGCATTGCAGGAATCATTGCAGTTGTCCTGGTTGTTTTGATCTGTGTCACCATCTCTATTTGGGGTGCCCACTATTTCAAGCGAAATTATCAGCAAATCTGA